A window of the Streptomyces formicae genome harbors these coding sequences:
- a CDS encoding molybdopterin oxidoreductase family protein translates to MTQQPIPLDPSLAPPGTRQFRDAGGIPADQWHADQEGETLVPTHCCFCGVQCGMYLRVNKSGKVFGVEPRNHDINRMRLCPKGINAYQQVNHPDRLTAPLLRRSRDEPFREASWEEALDFTVSEIQRVQAAYGNDAFGVLGGASLYTEKTYLVGKFARVALKTRHLDYNGRLCMVSAAGANKLAFGIDRAGNPFADILQTDCLLIAGSNVGECFPVMTQYVWGARDRGATLIVIDPRETAIARTADIHVALKPGTDAAFFNSVLHVVIREELDDEAFISGHATGWQEVREKVAEYPPERAAEICGIPAQQIVQVARTFARAPRAMAWHARGIEHHSQGVENCLTVINLCVATGNIGKPGAGYGTLTGQGNGQGGREHGQKSDLLPGGRSITNDEHRRQICEIWGIDESELPPVGTSMMEMVWQMQRREIRGLVGICNNPFVSLPNYRVVKEGYDNLEFHAQFDFFLSETATNAHVVFPVTTWAEDEGVMANAEARVIKHNKAQEPPPGVRTDTWVICRLAERLGAGDKFAFAGSREVFEELRVASAGTVNDYYGITYERLEETGGIAWPCPSTDHPGTPRLFEDGRTYHPDGKIHMQVVDWHPPMDPYDDEHPMTLTTGRTVAHFLSGNQTRRLGALVEQTPRPWVEVHPSHGFRSGDPVRVVTRRGSEVFPALVTEAIRPDTVFVPYHWPVPTAANALTIDALDPRSKIPEYKVCACRLERAERIDEVPEPPTAPGHQAYPETQVSRTDPLPPTAPQGRGTAERS, encoded by the coding sequence GTGACACAGCAGCCCATCCCACTGGACCCCTCCCTCGCGCCGCCGGGCACCCGCCAGTTCCGCGACGCGGGCGGCATCCCCGCCGACCAGTGGCACGCCGACCAGGAGGGCGAGACGCTCGTCCCGACCCACTGCTGCTTCTGCGGCGTCCAGTGCGGCATGTATCTCCGGGTGAACAAGAGCGGCAAGGTCTTCGGCGTCGAGCCCCGCAACCATGACATCAACCGCATGCGGCTCTGCCCCAAGGGCATCAACGCCTATCAGCAGGTCAACCACCCGGACCGGCTCACCGCCCCACTGCTGCGCCGCTCCCGTGACGAGCCCTTCAGGGAGGCGTCCTGGGAGGAGGCCCTCGACTTCACCGTCTCCGAGATCCAGCGCGTCCAGGCGGCGTACGGCAACGACGCCTTCGGCGTGCTCGGCGGCGCCAGCCTGTACACCGAGAAGACGTATCTCGTCGGCAAGTTCGCCCGGGTCGCGCTCAAGACCCGGCATCTGGACTACAACGGCCGGCTGTGCATGGTCAGCGCCGCCGGAGCCAACAAGCTCGCCTTCGGGATCGACCGGGCCGGCAACCCCTTCGCCGACATCCTCCAGACGGACTGCCTCCTCATCGCCGGTTCCAACGTCGGCGAATGCTTCCCCGTCATGACCCAGTACGTGTGGGGTGCCCGGGACCGCGGCGCCACCCTGATCGTCATCGACCCGCGCGAGACCGCGATCGCCCGCACCGCCGACATCCACGTCGCCCTCAAACCCGGCACCGACGCGGCCTTCTTCAACTCCGTCCTCCATGTCGTCATCCGCGAGGAACTCGACGACGAGGCCTTCATCAGCGGCCATGCCACCGGCTGGCAGGAGGTGCGCGAGAAGGTCGCAGAGTATCCCCCCGAACGGGCAGCCGAGATCTGCGGCATCCCGGCCCAGCAGATCGTGCAGGTCGCCCGCACCTTCGCACGCGCCCCCAGGGCCATGGCCTGGCACGCCCGAGGTATCGAGCACCACTCCCAGGGCGTCGAGAACTGCCTCACCGTCATCAACCTCTGCGTCGCCACCGGCAACATCGGCAAGCCCGGCGCCGGCTACGGCACCCTCACCGGCCAGGGCAACGGCCAGGGCGGCCGCGAGCACGGCCAGAAGTCCGACCTCCTCCCGGGCGGCCGCTCGATCACGAACGACGAGCACCGGCGCCAGATCTGCGAGATCTGGGGCATCGACGAGTCCGAACTCCCGCCCGTCGGCACCTCGATGATGGAAATGGTCTGGCAGATGCAGCGCCGCGAGATCCGCGGACTTGTCGGCATCTGCAACAACCCCTTCGTCTCCCTCCCCAACTACCGCGTGGTCAAGGAGGGATACGACAACCTGGAGTTCCACGCCCAATTCGACTTCTTCCTTTCCGAGACCGCCACCAACGCCCACGTCGTCTTCCCCGTCACCACCTGGGCCGAGGACGAGGGCGTCATGGCCAACGCCGAGGCCCGCGTCATCAAGCACAACAAGGCCCAGGAACCGCCCCCCGGCGTACGGACCGACACCTGGGTCATCTGCCGACTCGCCGAGCGCCTCGGCGCCGGTGACAAGTTCGCCTTCGCCGGATCCCGCGAGGTCTTCGAGGAGCTGCGCGTCGCCTCCGCCGGGACGGTCAACGACTACTACGGCATCACCTACGAACGCCTGGAGGAGACGGGCGGCATCGCCTGGCCGTGCCCCTCCACGGACCACCCCGGCACACCCCGGCTCTTCGAGGACGGCAGGACCTACCACCCCGACGGGAAGATCCATATGCAGGTCGTCGACTGGCACCCGCCGATGGACCCGTACGACGACGAGCACCCCATGACGCTCACCACCGGACGCACCGTCGCCCACTTCCTCTCCGGCAACCAGACCCGCAGGCTCGGCGCCCTCGTCGAACAGACCCCACGCCCCTGGGTCGAGGTCCACCCCTCCCACGGCTTCCGCTCCGGAGACCCGGTCCGCGTCGTCACCCGTCGCGGCAGCGAGGTCTTCCCCGCCCTGGTCACCGAGGCCATCCGCCCCGACACCGTCTTCGTCCCGTACCACTGGCCCGTGCCCACCGCGGCCAACGCCCTCACCATCGACGCCCTCGACCCCCGCTCCAAGATCCCTGAGTACAAGGTCTGCGCCTGCCGCCTCGAGCGCGCCGAGCGCATCGACGAGGTCCCCGAACCCCCGACCGCCCCCGGCCACCAGGCGTACCCGGAGACCCAGGTCTCCCGCACCGACCCCCTGCCACCCACGGCCCCGCAGGGCCGCGGCACCGCGGAGAGGAGCTGA
- a CDS encoding MFS transporter, with protein sequence MAPDAPPGPPGRRTTPGDVRRRASLVAAAVCALLIVAIVLGSRLLRDFDSALLPYAVATVFLAFGVTYRYMVWISSPGARRLFRQGWRSFFSAENFRKAPTALPRMIATYLGFQKFLGARSRARWGAHQLIFWGCILAALITFPLSWGWFTFTSSTGSGPGYEMRIWGFKVLGFDSLSFFGWAMFHGLDLAAVLVIAGASYFLWRRMKDRGAITGQRFGYDLVPLIALIVISVTGLLLTFSAVFLHGGGYEFLAILHMVSVVFTLIYLPFGKFFHIVQRPAAVGMQLFKYTARQADQVFDCRRCGEQIDTAPYVENLQGTMRDLKLDFAEWAEYCPRCKRVLRGSAYLTHVKKGFK encoded by the coding sequence GTGGCGCCGGATGCACCGCCGGGCCCGCCCGGCCGGCGGACGACCCCCGGCGACGTGCGCCGCCGTGCCTCGCTCGTGGCGGCCGCCGTCTGTGCGCTGCTGATCGTCGCCATCGTCCTCGGCAGCCGGCTCCTCCGTGACTTCGACTCCGCCCTCCTTCCCTATGCCGTCGCCACCGTGTTCCTCGCCTTCGGCGTGACCTACCGCTACATGGTCTGGATCTCCTCGCCAGGCGCCCGCCGGCTCTTCCGGCAGGGGTGGCGCAGCTTCTTCTCGGCCGAGAACTTCCGCAAGGCCCCTACCGCCCTGCCGCGGATGATCGCCACCTATCTCGGCTTCCAGAAGTTCCTCGGCGCCCGCTCCCGCGCCCGCTGGGGTGCCCACCAGTTGATCTTCTGGGGCTGCATCCTCGCCGCGCTGATCACCTTCCCGCTCAGCTGGGGCTGGTTCACCTTCACCTCCTCCACCGGCTCCGGGCCCGGCTACGAGATGCGGATCTGGGGTTTCAAGGTCCTCGGCTTCGACTCGCTCAGCTTCTTCGGCTGGGCCATGTTCCACGGCCTCGACCTCGCCGCCGTGCTCGTCATCGCCGGGGCCTCGTACTTCCTGTGGCGGCGGATGAAGGACCGCGGGGCGATCACCGGCCAGCGGTTCGGCTACGACCTGGTCCCGCTGATCGCCCTGATCGTCATCTCGGTGACCGGACTCCTCCTCACCTTCTCGGCCGTCTTCCTGCACGGCGGCGGCTACGAGTTCCTGGCGATCCTGCACATGGTGTCCGTGGTCTTCACGCTCATCTATCTGCCGTTCGGGAAGTTCTTCCACATCGTCCAGCGCCCGGCCGCCGTCGGCATGCAGCTGTTCAAGTACACGGCGCGACAGGCCGACCAGGTCTTCGACTGCCGCCGCTGCGGCGAGCAAATCGACACCGCCCCCTACGTCGAGAACCTCCAGGGCACCATGCGCGATCTGAAGCTCGACTTCGCGGAGTGGGCCGAGTACTGCCCGCGCTGCAAGCGGGTGCTGCGGGGCAGCGCCTACCTCACCCACGTCAAGAAGGGCTTCAAGTGA
- a CDS encoding FmdB family zinc ribbon protein, with the protein MPTYQYQCTACGEGLEAVQKFTDDALTECPSCQGRLKKVFSAVGIVFKGSGFYRNDSRGSSSSSSPASASPASSASSSTPASGAKSSSDSKPAASSSSSGSGSSSSSSSTTAA; encoded by the coding sequence GTGCCGACCTACCAGTACCAGTGCACCGCTTGCGGCGAGGGCCTCGAGGCGGTGCAGAAGTTCACCGACGACGCTCTGACCGAGTGCCCGAGCTGCCAGGGACGTCTCAAGAAGGTGTTCTCGGCCGTCGGCATTGTCTTCAAGGGCTCCGGCTTCTACCGGAACGACAGCCGTGGTTCGTCGTCGAGCAGTTCTCCGGCGTCCGCGTCCCCAGCGTCCTCCGCGTCGTCGTCCACGCCCGCTTCGGGCGCGAAGTCCTCGTCGGACTCGAAGCCGGCGGCGTCGAGCTCGTCCAGCGGCTCCGGCAGCTCCAGCTCGTCGAGCAGCACGACGGCTGCGTAG
- a CDS encoding S-methyl-5'-thioadenosine phosphorylase, translated as MANAESAQQAVTEHAEIGVIGGSGFYSFLENVTEVEVPTPYGSPSDSLFFGEIAGRRVAFLPRHGRSHHLPPHRINYRANLWALRSVGVRQVLAPCAVGGLRPEYGPGTLLVPDQLVDRTKSRADTYYDGEPLPEGAVPNVVHVSLADPYCPSGRSAALAAARGREWEPVDGGTLVVIEGPRFGTRAESRWHAAMGWSVVGMTGHPEAALARELELCYTSMTLVTDLDAGAEAGEGVSHEEVLKVFAANVDRLRGVLFDAVAGLRANEDRDCLCTKALEGLETGIELP; from the coding sequence ATGGCCAACGCAGAGAGCGCACAGCAGGCGGTTACGGAGCACGCTGAGATCGGAGTGATCGGCGGCTCGGGTTTCTACTCGTTCCTGGAGAACGTCACCGAGGTCGAGGTACCCACCCCGTACGGCAGCCCCAGCGATTCCCTGTTCTTCGGAGAGATCGCCGGACGCCGCGTCGCGTTCCTCCCCCGGCACGGCCGCAGCCACCACCTGCCGCCCCACCGCATCAACTACCGCGCCAATCTGTGGGCCCTGCGGTCCGTGGGGGTACGCCAGGTGCTGGCACCGTGCGCGGTGGGCGGACTGCGGCCGGAGTACGGGCCGGGGACGCTGCTCGTCCCGGACCAGCTGGTGGACCGCACGAAGTCGCGTGCGGACACGTACTACGACGGTGAGCCGCTGCCCGAAGGAGCGGTGCCGAACGTGGTTCATGTGTCGCTGGCCGACCCGTACTGCCCGTCCGGGCGTTCCGCCGCCCTGGCCGCGGCGCGCGGACGGGAATGGGAGCCGGTCGACGGCGGGACGCTCGTCGTGATCGAGGGGCCGCGTTTCGGGACCCGCGCCGAATCGCGCTGGCATGCGGCGATGGGCTGGTCGGTGGTGGGGATGACCGGGCACCCCGAGGCGGCGCTCGCCCGCGAACTGGAGCTCTGCTACACATCGATGACCCTCGTGACGGATCTCGACGCCGGGGCCGAGGCGGGCGAGGGCGTCTCCCACGAGGAAGTGCTGAAGGTCTTCGCCGCGAACGTGGACAGGCTGCGGGGCGTGCTCTTCGACGCGGTGGCCGGGCTGCGGGCGAACGAGGACCGCGACTGCCTGTGCACGAAGGCGCTGGAGGGGCTGGAGACGGGGATCGAACTGCCGTAA
- a CDS encoding DUF6227 family protein yields MNDPYETTESHLDRLLGRALNSFDLPDATVDRLGTVLTHASSLHSSHHSAALHRTTYRHTYLLADGSSATLWELVHNSGRDGAECHELYAEEAEARLAASRLRGGRPERLGTDLGTGLDAGLDTGFDADLDDELDAGLELVGRLLATPPVAPTRTYVPDDSADHARRLLRRAENPDRPGEETARRLRAAFAHHISQALGRPCPVEGRDGGFTLYEHAFLLLDGTELSLWEVEHTATPDRRHMCEVYADERTARGAMELRARVR; encoded by the coding sequence GTGAACGATCCGTACGAGACAACCGAGAGCCACCTCGATCGGCTCCTGGGTCGGGCGCTCAACTCCTTCGACCTTCCCGACGCCACGGTCGACCGGCTCGGGACCGTGCTCACACACGCCAGTTCGCTGCACTCCTCGCACCACAGTGCGGCTCTGCACCGGACCACCTACCGGCACACGTATCTGCTGGCCGACGGTTCCTCCGCCACGCTCTGGGAGCTCGTGCACAACAGCGGCCGGGACGGCGCCGAGTGCCACGAGCTGTACGCGGAAGAGGCCGAGGCGCGGCTTGCGGCGTCCCGGCTGCGGGGCGGCCGCCCCGAGCGGCTCGGCACCGATCTCGGCACCGGTCTCGACGCCGGTCTCGACACCGGCTTCGACGCCGACCTGGACGACGAGCTCGACGCCGGGCTGGAGCTGGTCGGCAGGCTCCTGGCCACTCCCCCGGTCGCCCCCACACGCACGTACGTCCCCGACGACTCCGCCGACCACGCCCGCAGGCTGCTGCGCCGCGCCGAGAACCCCGACCGGCCGGGCGAGGAGACGGCGCGCCGGCTGCGGGCGGCGTTCGCCCACCACATCAGCCAGGCGCTCGGGCGTCCGTGCCCCGTCGAGGGCCGGGATGGTGGCTTCACGCTCTACGAGCACGCGTTCCTGCTCCTGGACGGCACCGAGCTGAGTCTGTGGGAGGTGGAGCACACGGCGACGCCCGACCGTCGGCACATGTGCGAGGTGTACGCGGACGAGCGCACCGCGCGCGGAGCCATGGAGCTCCGCGCGCGCGTGCGCTGA
- a CDS encoding potassium/proton antiporter → MTVHDLNELLLICSLVLLIAVAAVRISSRSGLPSLLLYMGIGIAIGQDGIFDVKFDNAELTQVIGYAALVVILAEGGLGTKWKEVKPALPAAVVMSTVGVAVSVGVTAAGAHYLVGLEWRQALIIGAVVSSTDAAAVFSVLRKVPLPSRITGVLEAESGFNDAPVVILVIAFSTAGPVDDWYVLIGKIALELAIGAAIGLAVGFVGAYGLRHVALPASGLYPIAVMAIAVTAYAAGAIAHGSGFLAVYLAAMVLGNSRLPHWPATRGFADGLGWIAQIGMFVLLGLLVTPHELLQDFWKAVVIGLVLTMVARPLSVVVGLLPFRMGWQEKALMSWAGLRGAVPIILATIPMVYDIEGSRRVFNIVFVLVVVYTLVQGPTLPWLAKALRLGDSAEAADLGIESAPLERLRGHLLSVAIPGGSRMHGVEVAELRLPAGAAVTLVVREGESFVPLPSTVLRRGDELLVVATDPVRDAAEARLRAVGQGGKLAGWLGTTGRTGRTGRGTPGRQ, encoded by the coding sequence CTGACTGTCCACGACCTCAATGAACTCCTGCTCATCTGCTCGCTCGTCCTGCTGATCGCCGTCGCGGCGGTGCGCATCTCGTCCCGGAGCGGGCTGCCCAGCCTGCTCCTGTACATGGGCATCGGGATCGCCATCGGGCAGGACGGCATTTTCGACGTCAAGTTCGACAACGCCGAACTGACGCAGGTGATCGGCTATGCCGCACTTGTGGTGATCCTGGCCGAAGGCGGGCTGGGCACCAAGTGGAAGGAGGTCAAACCGGCGCTGCCCGCAGCGGTCGTCATGTCGACCGTCGGCGTCGCCGTGAGCGTGGGCGTGACGGCGGCGGGTGCGCACTATCTGGTCGGACTGGAGTGGCGCCAGGCGCTCATCATCGGCGCGGTCGTCTCCTCGACCGACGCCGCCGCGGTCTTCTCGGTCCTCCGCAAGGTGCCGCTGCCGTCCCGTATCACGGGCGTCCTGGAGGCGGAGTCGGGCTTCAACGACGCCCCTGTCGTCATCCTCGTCATCGCCTTCTCGACGGCCGGCCCCGTGGACGACTGGTACGTCCTCATCGGGAAGATCGCCCTCGAACTGGCGATCGGCGCGGCCATCGGTCTCGCGGTGGGCTTCGTCGGCGCCTACGGGCTGCGCCACGTGGCCCTGCCCGCCTCCGGCCTGTACCCGATCGCCGTCATGGCGATCGCTGTGACGGCGTACGCGGCGGGCGCCATCGCCCACGGCAGCGGCTTCCTCGCCGTCTATCTCGCCGCCATGGTCCTCGGGAACTCCAGGCTGCCGCACTGGCCGGCGACCCGGGGCTTCGCGGACGGCCTCGGCTGGATCGCCCAGATCGGCATGTTCGTCCTGCTGGGCCTGCTGGTGACCCCGCACGAGCTGCTGCAGGACTTCTGGAAGGCCGTCGTCATCGGACTGGTGCTGACGATGGTCGCCCGGCCGCTGTCGGTCGTCGTCGGGCTGCTGCCGTTCCGGATGGGCTGGCAGGAGAAGGCGCTCATGTCGTGGGCGGGCCTGCGCGGCGCCGTCCCCATCATCCTCGCGACGATCCCGATGGTGTACGACATCGAGGGCAGCAGGCGGGTCTTCAACATCGTCTTCGTACTCGTGGTCGTCTACACGCTCGTGCAGGGGCCGACGCTCCCCTGGCTGGCGAAGGCGTTGCGGCTGGGCGACTCCGCCGAGGCGGCCGACCTCGGCATCGAGTCGGCGCCGCTCGAACGTCTGCGCGGACATCTGCTGTCGGTGGCCATCCCCGGGGGGTCGCGGATGCACGGCGTCGAGGTGGCGGAGCTGCGATTGCCGGCCGGGGCCGCGGTCACCCTCGTCGTCCGGGAGGGCGAGAGCTTCGTACCGCTGCCGTCGACCGTGCTGCGGCGCGGGGACGAGCTGCTGGTGGTGGCGACGGACCCGGTGCGGGACGCGGCGGAGGCACGGCTCCGGGCGGTCGGACAGGGCGGCAAGCTGGCGGGCTGGCTCGGAACGACGGGGAGGACAGGGAGGACGGGGAGAGGGACACCCGGACGGCAGTGA
- a CDS encoding ubiquinol-cytochrome c reductase iron-sulfur subunit, with protein MSVIEQQPPAGGHDHPDAAQEALHDRIAADSLTTRRDYLRIVATVSGGLAVGGIGVAAGVLHRHGDSEGTPEPKKIADALLPGESIAFRYPGEADRAVAVRLGDGTLVGYSAVCTHLACAVLWREDRGGEGELYCPCHEGIFDPRTGEVTAGPPPRPLPKVLLIEEMDGSVWAIGATRSGEGVQEALCRQLGDDRPELAARLGCPGATPRTVERGMGS; from the coding sequence ATGAGCGTCATCGAACAGCAGCCGCCCGCTGGTGGCCACGATCACCCGGACGCCGCCCAGGAGGCCCTCCACGACCGGATCGCCGCGGACTCCCTCACCACCCGCCGCGACTACCTCCGTATCGTCGCCACCGTCTCCGGCGGGCTCGCCGTCGGCGGTATCGGCGTCGCTGCCGGCGTACTCCACCGGCACGGCGACAGCGAGGGCACCCCCGAGCCGAAGAAGATCGCCGACGCGCTCCTCCCGGGAGAGTCGATCGCCTTCCGCTACCCGGGCGAGGCGGACCGGGCCGTGGCCGTGCGCCTCGGGGACGGCACCCTCGTCGGATACTCGGCGGTCTGCACCCATCTCGCCTGCGCGGTCCTCTGGCGTGAGGACCGGGGCGGTGAGGGAGAGCTGTACTGCCCGTGCCACGAGGGGATCTTCGACCCCCGCACCGGTGAGGTGACCGCGGGACCACCGCCCCGGCCACTGCCCAAGGTGCTCCTCATCGAGGAGATGGACGGCAGCGTCTGGGCCATCGGCGCGACCCGCTCCGGCGAGGGCGTCCAGGAAGCGCTCTGCCGGCAGCTCGGTGACGACCGCCCCGAGCTCGCCGCCAGACTCGGCTGCCCCGGTGCCACACCCCGGACGGTGGAGAGAGGTATGGGCTCATGA
- a CDS encoding 4Fe-4S dicluster domain-containing protein, with product MMGRTIFIDPGRCIGCQACVSACRECDSHRGKSMIHLDYPDEGHSVASLPTVCMHCEDPVAPCAEVCPADAILVTADGVVQQADTTRCIGCANCVNACPFGVPKIDLQAKLQMKCNLCYDRTAYGLAPMCATVCPTGALFYGTVEELQAERPGVQVADSFTFGSSTVTTGVAMVVPADKVQWPVPGGLPGSQLPLVEVNGADVR from the coding sequence ATGATGGGCAGAACGATCTTCATCGACCCGGGGCGCTGCATCGGCTGTCAGGCCTGTGTCTCCGCCTGCCGCGAGTGCGACTCGCACCGCGGCAAGTCGATGATCCATCTCGACTACCCCGACGAGGGGCACTCCGTCGCCTCCCTTCCCACGGTCTGCATGCACTGCGAGGACCCGGTCGCCCCCTGCGCCGAGGTCTGCCCCGCCGACGCGATCCTGGTCACCGCCGACGGTGTGGTGCAGCAGGCCGACACCACCCGCTGCATCGGCTGCGCCAACTGCGTCAACGCCTGCCCCTTCGGCGTCCCGAAGATCGACCTCCAGGCGAAGCTGCAGATGAAGTGCAACCTCTGCTACGACCGCACCGCCTACGGCCTCGCCCCCATGTGCGCCACGGTCTGCCCCACCGGTGCCCTCTTCTACGGCACCGTCGAGGAGCTCCAGGCCGAACGCCCCGGCGTCCAGGTCGCCGACTCGTTCACCTTCGGCAGCTCGACCGTGACCACCGGAGTCGCCATGGTCGTCCCCGCGGACAAGGTCCAGTGGCCGGTCCCGGGCGGACTCCCCGGATCCCAGCTGCCGCTGGTCGAGGTGAACGGAGCAGACGTGCGATGA
- a CDS encoding MFS transporter, producing MLTIGIVLLVQHTTGSYGSAGAVAAVTGVSMALFAPQSGKLADRFGQRAVLVPGVLVHSVSVAALTALALAGAPTWALFAAAVPTGASVPQVGPMVRARWAAAVGGTPLMPTAAAFESVSDEFTFVVGPVLATALCTGVHPAAGLIAEAALTLAGGLLFAAQRRTQPAFGRPGGAHAGTKRTSALSVPGVRVLAVAFLGIGSVFGGMQVSLTAFTEEIGEPGMNGLLYGLFAAGNMLAGIAVGAIAWKTGPRRRMVLGYAGLTIAASLLWTAHSVVLLGALGLAVGLCIAPALITGYTLVEPLVAASSRTEAFTWLTGAVALGQAGAVTVAGRLADAHGASAGFLVPLAGTALALVTLVALRSRLLPRAHSRTVARGIGHRVPVAVD from the coding sequence ATGCTCACCATCGGCATCGTCCTGCTCGTCCAGCACACCACCGGCTCGTACGGCAGCGCCGGCGCCGTCGCCGCCGTCACCGGTGTCTCCATGGCGCTCTTCGCGCCCCAGAGCGGCAAGCTCGCCGACCGCTTCGGCCAGCGCGCAGTGCTGGTGCCCGGCGTGCTCGTGCACTCCGTGTCCGTCGCCGCGCTGACCGCGCTCGCGCTCGCGGGCGCGCCCACCTGGGCGCTCTTCGCCGCCGCCGTGCCGACCGGCGCCTCCGTCCCGCAGGTCGGGCCGATGGTGCGGGCACGCTGGGCGGCCGCGGTGGGCGGCACCCCCTTGATGCCGACGGCCGCGGCGTTCGAATCGGTCTCCGACGAGTTCACGTTCGTCGTCGGGCCGGTCCTGGCCACCGCCCTGTGCACCGGGGTCCACCCGGCCGCCGGCCTGATCGCCGAGGCCGCCCTCACGCTGGCCGGCGGCCTGCTGTTCGCCGCCCAGCGCCGTACGCAGCCGGCCTTCGGCCGTCCCGGCGGGGCCCACGCGGGCACGAAGCGCACGTCCGCGCTGTCCGTGCCGGGCGTACGCGTCCTGGCCGTGGCCTTCCTGGGCATCGGCTCGGTCTTCGGCGGCATGCAGGTCTCGCTGACCGCGTTCACCGAGGAGATCGGCGAACCGGGCATGAACGGCCTGCTGTACGGGCTCTTCGCGGCCGGCAACATGCTGGCCGGCATCGCCGTCGGAGCCATCGCCTGGAAGACCGGGCCGCGGCGCCGCATGGTGCTCGGCTACGCGGGCCTGACCATCGCCGCGTCCCTGCTGTGGACCGCCCACTCGGTCGTCCTGCTCGGCGCGCTCGGCCTGGCCGTCGGCCTGTGCATCGCGCCCGCGCTGATCACCGGCTACACGCTGGTCGAGCCCCTGGTGGCGGCGTCCTCCCGGACGGAGGCGTTCACCTGGCTGACCGGCGCGGTCGCGCTGGGCCAGGCGGGAGCCGTCACGGTCGCCGGCCGGCTGGCGGACGCACACGGTGCGAGCGCCGGATTCCTGGTCCCGCTGGCGGGCACGGCGCTGGCCCTGGTCACTCTGGTGGCGCTGCGGTCACGGCTCCTACCGCGGGCGCACAGCCGTACGGTCGCACGTGGTATCGGTCACCGAGTGCCGGTGGCGGTGGACTGA
- a CDS encoding P1 family peptidase translates to MANTPPPQASVDAGKDALTDVAGLRVGHARLAGPGALSGTTVVLAPEGGAIAAVDVRGGGPGTRETDALDPRNLVQRVEAIVLTGGSAFGLDSASGVMAWLEEQGRGVPAGREPGQVVPVVPAACVFDLGRGGDWRVRPDAATGRAAVEAAARTEPGAPVEEGGVGAGTGAVVGLIKGGIGTASTVLPGGATVAALVVANAAGSAVDPDTGVLYGQYFTGGRPVFPSPEVHAAALHRLAEAADKNGAPPLNTTLAVVATDAELTRAQAQKLAGTAHDGIARAVRPVHLLNDGDTVFALATGARPLGDHPLALNAVLAAGADVVTRAIVRAVLTARSVTGPGGDFPSYQELYGRAEG, encoded by the coding sequence ATGGCAAACACGCCACCCCCTCAGGCATCGGTCGACGCAGGCAAGGACGCGCTGACCGATGTGGCCGGTCTGCGGGTCGGGCACGCACGCCTGGCCGGGCCCGGCGCTCTCAGCGGCACGACGGTCGTGCTCGCCCCCGAGGGCGGGGCGATCGCCGCGGTGGACGTGCGCGGCGGAGGGCCCGGCACCCGCGAGACCGACGCTCTCGACCCGCGCAATCTGGTGCAGCGCGTGGAGGCGATCGTCCTGACCGGCGGCAGCGCGTTCGGGCTCGACTCGGCGTCCGGCGTGATGGCCTGGCTGGAGGAGCAGGGCCGGGGCGTCCCGGCGGGACGCGAGCCGGGCCAGGTCGTGCCCGTCGTTCCGGCCGCCTGTGTCTTCGACCTCGGCCGCGGCGGCGACTGGCGGGTCCGGCCGGACGCCGCGACCGGGCGCGCGGCCGTCGAGGCGGCGGCGCGCACGGAGCCGGGGGCGCCGGTGGAGGAGGGCGGCGTCGGCGCGGGCACGGGCGCGGTGGTCGGCCTCATCAAGGGCGGGATCGGCACGGCGAGCACCGTGCTGCCCGGCGGGGCGACGGTCGCGGCCCTGGTCGTGGCGAACGCCGCGGGCTCCGCGGTCGATCCGGACACGGGCGTGCTCTACGGGCAGTACTTCACCGGCGGACGCCCCGTGTTCCCCTCCCCCGAGGTGCACGCCGCGGCCCTGCACCGCCTCGCCGAGGCGGCCGACAAGAACGGCGCACCCCCGCTGAACACGACCCTCGCCGTCGTCGCCACCGACGCCGAACTGACCCGCGCCCAGGCTCAGAAGCTCGCCGGGACGGCGCACGACGGCATCGCGCGCGCCGTGCGCCCGGTCCATCTCCTCAACGACGGCGACACGGTTTTCGCCCTCGCGACCGGCGCACGCCCGCTCGGGGACCACCCGCTCGCCCTCAACGCCGTTCTCGCGGCGGGTGCGGACGTCGTGACGCGGGCGATCGTGCGCGCCGTGCTGACGGCCCGCAGCGTGACGGGTCCGGGCGGGGACTTCCCCTCGTACCAGGAGCTGTACGGCCGGGCCGAGGGCTGA